ACATAGTAGGATTATACTTCCTTGGTCTCCTCTTTTCAAGTTAGGCAAGGCCATAAGACTTCCCTTAGACAACAAAATATGAGCAGAAATGTAGAGTGTTTAACTGCTAGGAGGAGACCTTCCAGAGCTCCCTTTCACTCTGCAATGATGAAAGCTGGTTGACACCTGATATTATATCAGCCAGGGTTCCAGGAGAGAACTGTGAGAGCACTGATCCTCAATAAGCATGTAccacaagcaaaaaataaacttttgttttaagacACTTGGATTTAAGAGTTGTTACCTCACCTATCCTAACTGATAAagttgtttttgagttttttcacagctactgagcacctactatgtgacaAGCACTGTAGAAGGTGTTTTATATGCCTTATACGTCCCATCCTCACAGAACCTTGTGATAGGAGGTACTGTTGCTACATTCTTACAGAGGAGGTTACCAAGACTCAGAAAGACATGCAACTTGCCCTACCTATGTTTCTAGGAGCTAGAACCACACACAGTTTACAACTGGCATCCAGAAGCTAAATTAACATTGTTAAACTATAGCCCCACACTGTCCCAGTTATctatcctctttcctttctcctgtcCCTTTCCCTGATCTCAGGTTTCTCGATTAAACTAACTGGTTGAGACATCTTCAAATGGATGCATGTCCCAGTTGCTGTCTGCAGAGTACATGCGCTCTTCGTCCCTCCCTTTGGCTCATCTTCCATTCCCCTACACCAAAGAATGGAACATGACACCACCTTCGCTCTCCCCTGACATAAATGTTTCATAGGATGGCATCTGGCCACTTCTACTATCAGTGTCTCCAGCTCCATGACATAGAGTCTAATTCAAATGGCCTGATGATGCCTCCCCCACCCAAACTCTCCCAGGCACTGCCTGTTCAGCAAATAGCACCTGTTGCAGGAGGTTGTGGGAGGGGGCAGTGTGAAGAATGAAAGGAATGGTTGTGGTTCCAGCATTCCATAGTTCTGATAGGGAGGGCCAGCTGGTAAGCATGCCAGTTTGTCACAAAACTGCTAAATCTTcattccccttccttctccccactgCCCAAGATTAAcctcagccctgccccagcccctccctcatCATATAGAGaccagaggagagggagatggtGGACAGACTGGGGAGGCAGCTCTGGAGCCAAGTCAGTAGCCTGAGTACAAGATTTGGAATCAAAGGTCCTGTCCATTTGCTAAAAGACAAGTTACCCACGAAGagccttatctataaaataagaggaCTAGCTACCTCCCTAGGTAGGGATGGGGCTCTTCTAGATGAGATATATGAAAGTGCTTTATAAGTCATTATACTTACATAAATATGTGGCTTCcataaaaatatctttggaaCACATCTAGTTTCCTGGAACCCACTGCTTTAGTTCCCCTTGGTCCTTAGTTGCCAGTTGCTCTGCTATAGTCTTGGTCaagtcttttcctctttcttagccccagattcctcatctgtagcTGGGGGGATACCCACAGCTCTCTGGGGTCCCCTCCAACTCTGACAGAGTATTGAGTCTATGTGTTCGGTTGTCTGGGATTCTGATCCTGGCACCATTCCCcctattgtggataatgctgcttcTCATTCTAACCAACGATGTCAAGATGGTTTTCTTTGGAGTCTGCAGTCCCACCACTGCTCCTGGACATCTCCCTAGCATGGGCAGTCTGTGCATGACCTTGGAGTAGAAAGGGACCAAGGGCTACAGGGCAAGGCCTTGAGCCATCTCTTTCTAGGCTTTAGAGGAGAACAGGACCAGCTGACCCAAAGACTGAGAGGGCTGCCTGGGCCAGGAACAAGAAAAAGGGGAAGGCCTTGCCTCTGGGCACCATAAGTAGCTACCAATCCCACATAGTTTTAAAAGACTctagccgggatccctgggtggcgcagcggtttggcgcctgcctttggcccagggcacgatccgggagacccgggatcgaatcccacatcaggctcccggtgcatggagcctgcttctccctctgcctgtgtctctgcctctctctctctctctctctctctgtgactatcataaataaaaaaattaaaaaaaaataaaaaataaaaaaaaaataataaaagactctAGCCACCACCCAACTGCCCCATCACAAAATATCACTGTCATTTATTGCCTCAAGTATGGCAACTGATAACTAGGGAATAAAGCTTTTCACTCCACCGAGAAAGAGGGAACTTAATGCAAATTTCTATGGGAAAGGTCACAGCATAACACTCCAAATCAATGACTGACCTTAGAATCTCCCTCAGAACAattggggtgggagggaaggattgaaggcagggatctggggatacttaaagaagaaagaacaaatacccagaagtgggagaTAGAGCTGTCTAGGATGTACTTTACTTATTTTGCCCTGGGTTGGATACTATTCCCAGAGGGCCAACAATGGaggcttccttctttttccttcccagagAACAATAACCTCTGATGTGGTGGCCTGGGAGTCAGGACACATTCTATCAACTATCTGTGTGTTCTTGGGCTagtcacttcctctctctggacctcagttctCATCTGCAAGATGAGAGGGTTGAACAGTTTGACCTCAACCATCCTTTTGGTCTTAGCCATTCTAAAATTTTCTACTCCTCAGAAGCTTCGGCAGAGCATAGAGTAGAACTGGGTTAAAGAAGAATAGCTAAAgggtacctggctagctcagtcggtgaagccagtgactctcgatcttggggttgcaggtttgagccccatgttgggtatagagagtactcaaaaaaaaaaatctttgaaaaaaaataaaattaaactaaagGAGAACGACTGGGTAAGAGACCCGGAGGCTTCACAGAGGATGGAATGGTGCAGCTTACCCTATAGCCTGAAGTGGGCCCCTGCTTGCCCTCCCATTAATCCTGCTCACCTGCAGCCAGCTGCATCCATGCGCAGATCTTGTAGACAGTGGCTGTGTTGCAGACGAAAAAGAGGCTAAAGCAGATGATGGAGCCAATGATGAGGAACATGGCCAAGGCCACAAAAAACATGGCAGTCTTGAAGGCTCTAGAGGGAATGGAGGAGAAGTCCAGTGGGCCACCCTTGCAGATGAGTTCAGAGGACAGCACGTTGCCCACACAGTAGGAGAAGAGGCCAAAATAGCCTGCCTGAGGTGTGTTAACACTGTCACCGATCCAGTAGGGCTGGATGAAGAGGGCCATGACCAGTACAGAGAAGCAGATGGTGAGTGTGCCCCACATCACACCCACAGCCCTCGAGTTGCGCACATAGTTGGTATGGTAGATCTTGGCCGCCTCCTGGGCAGGCAGCAGCTTCACCATGGTGAGGCTGTAGGCCCTGGGCTGGAATCCTGGGGGCTGTAAGCCAGTGGCTTTGCAGATGGAGGCCTAGAAGTGGGTCACTCCTAAGCCGAGtttggggaggaggctgggggggtGCAAGATGGGGGTCCCTGcaaggtagaagaaagagaattAGGAAATAAGACAAGGAAGACAACCTTGGTTTCTTTGGGGGAAGCTTGTCCAGATGCCTTTGTCCGCTCCAGCCAGGCTGTCTCCCtgtcctgcctcctctcctgccGGCCAGGGTCTCAGGCCTACTGGCGCCGCCCTGCCTCCCGCCCCCCTTTCCAGCTCCGAGCTCCAGAGAGCTCCGCCCCTCCGCCGCCGCGCGGCCCCTCCTTGCTCCCTCCTGCGAGAGCGCGGCTTCAGCACCGCGGCCAGCGCTCGGGACTCGGGCGGGAGGAGGGAGTGGAAACCCAGGACCCGGCTTGGGGAGGCGCGGCCCGCCCACCGCGCACTCCCGCCGCGGGGAACGGAGACTCCTCTTCACCCGCCCgagccgggggtgggggatggaggggggggAACACACAAAAATTGGGAGGGGAGGGTTGCGACTGTCACATTCCTCCCTTTCAATTCCTGCCTTCTTGCCTCAAAACCAAAACCTTTTCCTGAGCACTGTCCGTACCCACCACCCCCACGTGGTCCCATTAAACTCCTCCCTGGCTCCCTAGTCGCCCTCTCAGCACTCCCAACCCTGTGGAGTCCAGCAAAACCTTTTCTGATTGTGTCTTCCAGTCACTGGTTTCTCATCTCTGTGGTTTCTCCTCCATCAACAATTACCAAGTGCGTACCATGTCCTGAAGCCCTGTGCTGGAGGATATCTTCCCTAAGCAAAACTACAGAGATAAAAATGACAGGGCCCCTGCCCTCAAAGACAGTGAGACgcttacatatatgtatatgcgtCTGTATATTCGCAATGCACACTGATAGTGTGATAAGAGACAACTACAAAGTGCAGCAAAGGAAGCATCCCAGACCTTAACATGTTTCTGTTCAATACAGTATCTTTCtcctatttatgtttttgttgcATATTCCTCTTTTACCTCTCttcttcaaaatatgtatttctccTGACTACATAGGTAAATACATGTTTGGTGTAGAGAGATAGGAAAATCCAGGAAAGATtacataaaagaatataaatcacTCATAACCCCAACGCTGGGAGCAAAGGAGAGCCAAGATCATCTTAAAAACAGACTTTGGCTTTAGACATATCTGGATTGAGTTAACTGCTTACTAATTTATGTGACCATCCATGGTTTAATCTTcccaaacctcagtttcttcatctataaaatggagaagatAATAGTATCTctcacagggacacctgagtggctcactcctttgagcatctgactcttggtttcagctcaggtcaagatctcagcgtcctgagatcaagcctcacggGGCTTGATGAgatctgctcatcagggagtctgcttgtccccctgctctccctctgttcctccccctccttcaaacaaataaacaaaatatttttacaaaaatagtatcggggagcctgggtggctcagtcagttaagcatctgccttcagctcatgatcccaaggtcctgggatcaagccccgcattgcatcaggctccctgctcagcgacgagtgtgtttctccctctcccactcccattcctgctccccctgcttgtgtgtgctctgtgtgtcaagtaaataaataaataaaatctttttttttttttaagtactatcTATCACATAAGAGTTAGGTAAAATTACAAAACTGGCTCAATGCCTCACATATAAAAGTACTCAAATGTTTATCATTATTACtaccactattaacattttggtgtttATCCCTCCTTCTTCTTTGACGGTCACTAACTTTGCAATTTAGCCTCTAAGTTTCAAAATATTGAGATATTCATGACCAAACTGAAAGAGAGGCAACATCACACAGACATCCTGAATTTAGCACTGGGGCAGTGACTTGTGAGACATCGGGCTATCTCCCTAGCATTTTGATCTGACACAGGATAGTTGCAACATTTGAAGGGAGCACTGGCAAGGAGTTGGGATTATAAatatgggggtgggaggtgggaaggagttCACTTGGTTGTTGACCAGACAAAAGGAGGAACTGTACTAAGAGCCCAGATTaccggacgcctgggtgggtggctcagcagttgggtgtctgccttcagctcagggcgtgatcccaggatttgggatagggtccgcatcgagctccctgcggggagcctgcttctccctctgcctgtgtctttgcctctctctttctgtgtctctcatgaataaataaataaatcttttaaaaaattaaaaaaaataagagcccaGATTACAaatacaggacacctgggtggctcagcagttgtgcatctgcctttggctcagggcgtgatactggggtccctgatggagtcccatatcgggctccctgcatggtgccttcttagtactccctctgcctgtttctctctctctcatgaataaatacataaaatcttttttaaaaaaatacaggaccAGAAGGatgagatgggaccagagacatcaTTACAGCAGCCACTGAGGGCTCAGATCATAGAGACCCCTGTCCCTGCTTCCTTGAAGACGCCTAAGCTTCCCTCCATGCTCCATCCTACCTTGGTCAGGAGAGAGGGGTGGTGAAAGGAACACTTGAGGCTGAGTATTGAATTAAAAAGAgactgtcaaaaataaaaaatacaatacaatacaatacaataaataaaaagagactgTCAaactgaaagtcactgcatgCCTCGCTTCCTACCCTCACCTAAACAAGTTGGAGATTGGATAGTCAGAGAAAATTTGGAAGTCACAATTATCACACACCTTGGTTGTAATTTGAGTCTACTTCTTGGGATTGTCTGTGGACTTGGCAGCCACCAATGGAATGGAAGGGGTACCTATTATTCTGGTTTGCCCAGAATCATTCCCCTTTCTTTGGTAACAAAAATCCACTCTCTATTTGGAGAATGTCCCTCCCCATttcatgaggcccaggtgggctgTCCGCCTCAGGGCTCTCTCCAGTGAGGCTCATGCATACAGGATTGGAAGACACAAGCAAGTCTCCCAATGGGGAATTTGAATCTTGAGTGGATTCCATGTCTGCTTCCTGCTCTGACTCCCAGGGTTGCTATACATCTAACTTTGATCCAGAGCTCTAAGCCCCTTCCCAGAAGTGAGTTGTCTGTGTTTGTGGCTTAAGCAAAGGGGATGTACTATAGGAACACAAGGGAGCTTCAGGCCCCACAGGGGCAGGGATGCAGCCAGCCATGGAAATCCATCAGAAGTCAGGGTATGGCTGCCACTGCTTCTTCTTGAATGGCTGATCCGCTCTTCTTCCCTTCGGCAGACCAGCTTTCTCCATCTCTTCGTCAGCACATCAGAGATCTGCCTTCCTGGGCTTTGCTAGTTTCATGTTTCAGATCAGCTTGAAGGCAAGCTATTGGATGCAAGTCTACATTCCAGGAAAAGAGAGGCTTGGGTCAGGTGTCTGTCTCTTGTCCAGTCCATAGTGGTGGAGAGCAAGACGGGCTCATTTATTAACATGGCTGCTGCTGGAGGCCCACCCTGCGTGTCCTGGGAGATCTTGGAGAATATAGAGCAGGTGACACCCACAAGAGGTTGGCCACATTTCTAGGTCTACAGCCACTGTGgcccaaccccactcaccaaaaGACACGATACCTCCTCAACCCTCACCATCCATGTGGTATGACTTGACCAGAGAGGCATCTCCTCCTTTTTGAATAACATTGAGGTGCAGTATCTACATTACACACAGTAAAAtactcaaatcttttttaatatatatatatatatatatattttaatttattcagagattgagagagagagaggcagagacacaggcagagggagagggagaggcaggccccatgcagggagcccgacgcgggactagatcccgtgtctccaggatcacgccctgggctgaaggcggtgctaaaccgctgcgccaccagggctgcccaaaatactGAAATCTTAAGCAAATCACCAGATGGATTTTTACATATGTGTTACCAACACCCCAAATCAAGATTTAGAACAGTTCTAACACTCTAGGAGGCTTtttcctgcccccctcccagtcAACAGCCCTCCCAGGGGGATAGCTGCAGActttcatcaaaactaaaaggttagttttaccttttcttgggggatccctgggtggctcagcggtttagcccctgccttgggcccagggcgtgatcctggagtcccgggatcgagtcccacgtcgggctccctgcatggagcctgcatctccctctgcctgtgtgtctgcctctttcgctctccctgtgtctctcatgaataaataaataaaatctttaaaaaaaattttaccttttcttgAACTGCATGCCAATGTAATACACAGTCTGTTTTTGTCTATGGCTTTCCTCTCTCAGTATTATGCCTCAGGTTAATCCATGTGACTGCACGTGGGGTTCCTTCTTGAAGTGAACAAACCCAAAGCACAACACTCTTTAGATTGCGAATGGGGTAGTTAAGCCTTATGAGGTTTTGATACAAAAAACATTTaattgggccacctgggtgacttagtcaattaggtgtccgactcttgatctcagttcaggtctcaGTCTCAGGTTTATGAgttcgagtcctgtgttgggctccatgctggacatggaaactacttaaaaaaatctaattaatttttgtttatgttttgcaAGCACAAACATTGGCCAAAGTTCTCTTTGCTATACTCTTCATTTATAAGGGAAAAATGCATTCTTTCTCCTCTGGTAAGCTGGCTGTGCCCAGCTGGAGATAGGACTGATGGATTTTTCACAGTTCCCTTTACAGGTGGAAATAGCTCCTCCAGTTCCTTCAGGGGCCTCCTGGCCTTGACTTGTGAGTGGGAAAGCGTCATTACCCTCCCTGTGGCTCAGCTCACAGGTGTAATGAGGTGGAGAGGGCAGGGAGCGAAGGAAGGGCCAGAATGAGCTCATGGGGGAAAAGCAGTTTTAAAGACTGAGACctataaaaataagagagaacagTGGTTCTTTAATCAGTGGTATTTTTCTGTCTAGAATTGGTGGGTTTATGCCATTTTGAGGGTCTCCTGGCTGGTTCCTCCAGGTGCTCCCCTATATTCCACCCTCTAGCGGTATcagggggaagaaaggagggtGGTATTACATGGGCAGAGCATCTACTACACGCCAGGCACTCTGACATACATTGTCTTGTTCAATCCCAACCTTACAAAGAAAGAGCCATCAACTTCCTTGCATAGATGAAGTAACCGAGGCTCAGatacttgtccagggtcacacagtgaGTGCTGAGTTTGGAAGACAAGTCTGTCTGGATCAAAGCTTTGCTCTCAGCAGCCCAATCTGGGGCCTCCACAGTGGAGCAGTCTTCCACATcctgggatggggaaggggtCCTTGACTGCAATGACCAGTCCTCCAGGGAAAATCGCTCTGGTCCTACACCTGAGCACACTCTGGCAGCTGTGCctcttcccagcctccagccctggGGTCATCTGAAGCTCACAGGACCTCAGTCTCAGCCAGGACCAACTACTGTTCACGCTCACATGTGGCcttgggtgggggaggaggtgagAGGAAGCCTTAACCACCGGGTGGGTCTTTAATTCCAGGATGCAGCCAGGAAGGGAAAtagaaaggaaacaggaaagacTCTTCAGAGAAGCAACGTCCCAAGGCCCCTAAAATCACTCATGGAGGCAGCCCCCTAGTTGAGGGCAGGCGAAAAGCACAGCCAGAGTGACATATATACTGTGTTAAGGTAGGTctaccattttcattttctcaggcCTCCCAACTCTCGAAATGATCCCGTTGACAGATAAGGAGATTGAGACTTAGAACAgataacttgggatccctgggtggcgcagtggcgcagcggtttggcgcctgcctttggcccagggcgcgatcctggagacccgggatcgaatcccacgtcgggctccctgcatggagcctgcttctccctctgcctgtgtctctgcctctctctctctctctgtgactatcatgaataaataaataaaatcttaaaaaaaatattaaaaaaaaaagaacggatAACTTGTCCAGCCTATAAACTGTTCCGAGTCCACACCCAACCATTAACGCAGTATCAGCACGGACACCGACACGTGCGTGCACGCCCGCACACCTGCCAAGGTGCCAGGGGCCGCCCAGGGCTTTATCAGGACACGCCCCCAACAGATTGGCCACAGCTGGGCCTCGGGTTACGTCGAGCCccgtggggtggggaagggggggtcACCTGTGGACAGGCCCCTTTTATAGGTCTACCACCCCACCTGGCTCTGTCTACTGCCACCTGACCTGCCAGCTGCTACCTATACCGGCTGTCCCCGTCCGTCATGGAAAAGATCCTCGTCCTTCTGCTCGTTGCCCTTGCGGTGGTCTACGCGGTTCCTGACCCTCGGGGGATCATTATCCACCTGGTAAGAGGGACTTCAGGGGAGGAGTCATCTTAACATCCAagtagggacttttttttttttaagattttatttatttattcatagagatgcagagagagagagaggcagagacacaggcagggggagaagcaggctccatgcagggagcctgacgtgggactcgatcctgggtctccatgatcatgccctgggctgcaggcggcgctaaaccgctgcgccaccagggctgccccaggtggGGACTTTTTAAGCTTAGATCTTTACCTCTCACGTTTCCACCTGGGGCTGCCCGGAGGCTGAGAGGTGAGGCATCTTCTGCTTTACTGTCCATGCCCACCCTGCGCCTCCTAccgggttgggggaggggggctcagaCAAGGCTGATCGGCACGGAGCATGCGCAGAGCAGGGGTTTGACCTGGCTGAGGGACAGTCCCAGGCTCCTGCCCCGGAAGCCCTGGCTCAGAAGGTCCAGTAGTTCAGAAAACTCCCCCGGTGATTCTGGCTTCCGACCTAGAGTGACACACGGACACGGTTCTCAATGCCTCAGGACCGTTTACTCATTTAGTCCCCGTACTGACCGCATGAGGCAGGGACCTAGTATCAAACCCGTTTTCAGATGGAAAGCAGTTCTAGAGAAAGGTGAAGCCACCTGCCTGAGGTCGCGCAGCTGGAAGCTCTCAGCGGATCAGAGGCCGCAGGGCGGAtggtccccccccgcccccccgtgctGCGTCTCTACCCAAAATTTCTGAACTCGCGGCCTTGCAGGGCTCAGAGGGGCCAGGATCCCCCTGAGGTCATATGCCTTCCTGGGGGATGGTCCTCAACCTTCACAGGCTTCTCAGTGGACTGCAGGACCCAGGGAAGTCTGGACACCCTGTTTTGGGTCACATGTGCAGATTCcaaggggacactgaggcacggGGGGGGCAGGGTCTTGCCCGGATCACCCCGGGAGTCGGTAGCGTGGCGGGGTCCTGTCTCGCAGCTTCTCCCgcgggtggggctgggggtgggcagacTGGCCGCCAGTCCCGCGGGTTGGGTCCTTTACCCGCGCCCCCGCGGGGGACGCGCTGTGGGCGGTGGCGGTGGCGAAGGGACAAAGGGCGAGGGCCCTCGCTAACTGGCCGCCCGGCAGGAAGACGGCGAGCTCTGTCTGAACAGCGTCCAGTGCAAGAGCAAGTGCTGCCACCGGGACACCGGGCTGAGCCTGGCCCGCTGCGCACCCAAGGCCAGCGAGAACAGCGAGTGCTCTGCCAAGGTGGGTGCCGCGGGCCGTGCGGTGCTGGGGCACGAGGCACAGCTGGGGGGCGGGTCAGGGAGGGGGtcagcaggctccaggcactgccCCATCCGCTCGGCCCTTTCGAACCTCACGACTGACcagtgaggtgggtgggggcggagatttgttattcccatttcacgGATGGGTAACTGGAGGCTCCCCAGGGAGATCTAGTTAGTAAGCACCAAGGAAGCCGAGTGGGGGAACCTGGGCCGGGCGTCCTCCAGGCCCACAGCGCCCCCTGGCGTGGCAGTCAGGAGGGGACAGTCTGAAAAGAGCCTGGCCCGGGGTGAGGCGGGGAGCGAGGGGCAGGCTATGCCCAAAgtagcccccccaccccacccccgcgaCAGCCTGTGATTCCACTGTTTCTGTGTCTTTGAAGACGCTCTATGGGGTTTACTACAAGTGTCCCTGTGAGCGGGGCCTGACCTGTGAGGGTGACAAGTCCATCGTGGGCTCCATCACCAATACCAACTTTGGTGTCTGCCACGATGCTGGGCGCTCCAAGAAGTAAAGCCACTGAAGGATGCTCCTCATCCACCACCTCTCCCTGGCTGGCCACCCCCTTAACCAGCACCTCCCTTTTCTGATTGGATTCTCAGCAATTAAAGCTCTTCCTGCAACCTTCCCCGGGCTCCAGAATGTTCTTGAGTCAGTGTCTTCCTTGATGTCCCATCAAGCCTTCGCCTCGTCAAGGCAGGTGTCAAACAGGTCAGAGGAAGAACGGATGGGTCTGGGACCAGGCGGGATGAGGCTGGACAGACTGGAGACAAGGTTTTGAAGCAGCCATGCTGGGAACCTCTCCATTGGGGGACCAACCGCACCTCCCTGGGATGCCCCACTTGCCCCTCCAGTTCTCAGACaggtgcacgtgtgtgtgcacacacatgcgcacCCTTCTAGTGGGGAGTTAGAATGGCCCATATTCCTGCCCTGCATCAAGCTTACCAGTCCCTGGCCTGGGCTCATACCTTCTTTCTGGGCCCAACTCTCAGATGTGCCAGCTAGTTGACACGACCCATGTGTTAACAGGACAGACCACTAACAATTGCTGTGGGCTTACTCTGTGCTAGCAAATCCTCAGAGTGACCCAGGAGGGAGAATTTATTGTCTCTAGATAAAAGAAACTAAAGTtcagagaggttcagtaacttGCTCAATGTCACATAAGTAGAAAATGTTAACACTACACCCATCTAACTCCACCCCTTACCCTTTCTACAACTCCCGGTTCTTTCCCAATTAGTCATACTAAGACAAATAGGTGGAATTGTAGgaaatttggttttggtttaatataataattttatgggcaaccctggtggcccagcagtttagtgctgcatgtgatcctgggggcccgggatccagtcccacatcaggctccctgtgtgcagcctgcttctccctctgcctgtgtttctgtgtgtgtgtgtgtgtgtgtgtgtctcatgaataaataaataaaatctttaaaaattttatatatatatatataattttatatcccCTGGAGCCATCAAACCTGGATTGCTTTGGGCAGGACTGAAGTCCCCATCACTGAGATAAGCAGGTGGACGT
The Canis aureus isolate CA01 chromosome 7, VMU_Caureus_v.1.0, whole genome shotgun sequence genome window above contains:
- the LHFPL5 gene encoding LHFPL tetraspan subfamily member 5 protein isoform X2; translated protein: MVKLLPAQEAAKIYHTNYVRNSRAVGVMWGTLTICFSVLVMALFIQPYWIGDSVNTPQAGYFGLFSYCVGNVLSSELICKGGPLDFSSIPSRAFKTAMFFVALAMFLIIGSIICFSLFFVCNTATVYKICAWMQLAAATGLMIGCLVYPDGWDSSEVRRMCGEQTGKYTLGQCTIRWAFMLAILSIGDALILSFLAFVLGYRQDKLLPDDYKADGKEEV
- the LHFPL5 gene encoding LHFPL tetraspan subfamily member 5 protein isoform X1 produces the protein MVKLLPAQEAAKIYHTNYVRNSRAVGVMWGTLTICFSVLVMALFIQPYWIGDSVNTPQAGYFGLFSYCVGNVLSSELICKGGPLDFSSIPSRAFKTAMFFVALAMFLIIGSIICFSLFFVCNTATVYKICAWMQLAAATGLMIGCLVYPDGWDSSEVRRMCGEQTGKYTLGQCTIRWAFMLAILSIGDALILSFLAFVLGYRQDKLLPDDYKADGKGHLFP
- the CLPS gene encoding colipase — encoded protein: MEKILVLLLVALAVVYAVPDPRGIIIHLEDGELCLNSVQCKSKCCHRDTGLSLARCAPKASENSECSAKTLYGVYYKCPCERGLTCEGDKSIVGSITNTNFGVCHDAGRSKK